From Longimicrobium sp.:
CCGCCTGGAAGACGCGCTGGAGACCGCCGCGGGCGAGGGGATGGACAAGGTGCGCGCCGACGCCGCCACCAACCTCGGCGTCCTGCACGACATGCGCGAGCAGCCGGGGAGGGCCGCCGAGTGGTACCGGATCGCGCGCGCCCTCTATCACCAGCTCGGCGACGCGGTGGGCGAGGCGCGCATCCTCCACAACCTGGGGATCGCGCACCAGGCGATGAAATCGTGGGACGAGGCGGACCGATGCTTCGCCCGCGCCGCCGACCTGGCGCAGTCCGCGGGCGAGCAGCAGCTCTTCGCGTTCGCGGTGGTCGCGCGCGGCGAGGTGGCGCTGATGCGCGGCGACCTGTCCGCCGCCGAGCGGTTCGCGCGCCAGGCCCTCACCCGCTTCGACTGCCACACCACCCTCTACGGCCTCGCCGAGGTTCGGAAGCTCCTGGGGATGGTGGCGTGGGCCCGCGGCGACCTCTCCGCCGCCCGCTGCGAGCTGGACAGCGCCGTCACCCTCTGCGAGATGAGCTACGCCCCGCTGGTGGACGCCGAGGTGCGCGTGGAGCGCGGCCGCTTCCGCCTG
This genomic window contains:
- a CDS encoding tetratricopeptide repeat protein, translated to MSPDFEPTAMAEARRFAEARHWQAVQRVLGPLRTSLHAEPEALLLLAEALFRLDDRPAALAHADDALRELRARGDHAGALRAQNLAGVILLEMGALDEARIRLEDALETAAGEGMDKVRADAATNLGVLHDMREQPGRAAEWYRIARALYHQLGDAVGEARILHNLGIAHQAMKSWDEADRCFARAADLAQSAGEQQLFAFAVVARGEVALMRGDLSAAERFARQALTRFDCHTTLYGLAEVRKLLGMVAWARGDLSAARCELDSAVTLCEMSYAPLVDAEVRVERGRFRLETGDPDAAREDLEAAARAFDALRAPRRAQAVRSLLSPSREHARVA